One Diadema setosum chromosome 8, eeDiaSeto1, whole genome shotgun sequence genomic window carries:
- the LOC140231996 gene encoding uncharacterized protein gives MDMSEVGGQSTGPVPSTAAVPSMADFELLKTQLAALMENQPSDAQHPAGQHAKHVPQTAGGHPRRSRDDEDDLLSIFAESSVVSGVSSPSRQVSYDPEADLEIFSPAQVNKNTGFDSDDELYGHGPEVLGKPVFDALSTRLTKAVTMPPKTECLEKLDKQYLTPANAPALCAPRVDEQLWASIPTRARAADSRAQKLQKAVVRGMIPYAHILAELHDAADDKRAVDVSRVKRLALDGITLAGHATYEISMKRREDLKPSFNPKYRGICSRTVPVGQTLFGGDLSATLKSVGDTYLVGQKIAPSVGRYRRRFGNLTSGRRPAFRPYDNYRDTRSGNRHGPPQRSFRPATISRPPPPRFRETAGQQRNARDDSSKN, from the exons ATGGATATGTCGGAAGTCGGGGGACAGTCGACGGGCCCAGTCCCGTCCACAGCTGCTGTGCCGTCGATGGCGGATTTCGAACTGTTAAAAACGCAATTGGCAGCTTTAATGGAGAACCAACCATCTGACGCTCAACATCCCGCCGGGCAGCATGCGAAGCATGTGCCCCAAACTGCCGGCGGGCATCCTCGGCGTAGCCGGGATGATGAAGATGACTTGTTAAGCATCTTTGCGGAGTCGTCTGTTGTATCAGGCGTGTCGTCCCCCAGCCGTCAGGTCAGCTATGACCCAGAAGCGGACCTTGAGATTTTCTCCCCTGCACAAGTGAACAAAAACACTGGCTTTGACTCTGACGACGAATTATATGGTCATGGCCCCGAGGTGCTTGGAAAGCCCGTTTTCGACGCACTTTCTACCCGGCTAACAAAAGCCGTGACCATGCCACCAAAGACTGAGTGTCTTGAAAAACTGGATAAGCAATATCTGACGCCTGCAAACGCCCCGGCGCTGTGTGCCCCCCGTGTCGATGAACAGCTATGGGCGTCCATTCCTACCAGAGCTAGAGCGGCCGACTCTCGAGcccaaaaacttcaaaaagccGTAGTGCGAGGAATGATCCCTTACGCCCATATCCTGGCAGAACTTCATGATGCTGCCGACGACAAGAGGGCAGTTGATGTGAGCCGCGTCAAACGATTGGCGCTGGATGGGATAACGCTGGCGGGACACGCCACGTATGAAATCTCGATGAAGCGTCGAGAAGATTTAAAGCCATCTTTCAACCCAAAGTATCGGGGAATTTGCAGCCGAACCGTGCCAGTGGGTCAGACACTTTTCGGTGGTGACCTTTCGGCGACCTTGAAATCAGTGGGAGATACCTATTTGGTGGGGCAGAAGATCGCCCCGTCAGTAGGTAGATACCGCCGCCGTTTCGGCAACCTCACGAGTGGCAGACGTCCGGCGTTTCGCCCGTATGACAACTACCGCGATACGCGGTCAGGCAACCGTCACGGACCTCCACAGAGATCGTTCCGGCCTGCCACGATCTCTCGTCCTCCCCCTCCGAGATTTCGGGAGACTGCTGGCCAGCAGCGAAATGCCCGTGACGACTCTTCAAAAAACTA A
- the LOC140232405 gene encoding uncharacterized protein, whose amino-acid sequence MALLIAPLWRAQPWYPILLEAPPHDVARHQASRLDHLGEQWEAEGFSEDARRLLSRSWRENTNKQYESAWSQWLHWCNRRSFDPFNPTIVHVVNFLSSQSLGKSYSTVNCYRSALSSALPPINGFSVGKHPLIIRLMKEIFNEKPPKPRYTSTWEVSKVLDYLSSLDVNENLDLLQLSEKLISLTALVSAQRVQTLGLLDTSYMTVNDECASFQIMGLLKTTSPKANIASQSVELPAYTPNEKICVLSTLKEYLKRTEVARQANKETKLFLSRRKPHNKASNATIARWLKNVLVKAKIDASIFSAHSYRSAASSAAFCHGVSIHEIMARANWSNSRTFREFYFKPSTEQNFASTILNLGT is encoded by the exons ATGGCGCTGCTCATCGCTCCATTGTGGAGAGCCCAGCCCTGGTACCCCATCCTCCTCGA AGCCCCTCCCCACGACGTTGCCAGACATCAGGCTAGTCGCCTGGACCATCTCGGCGAACAGTGGGAAGCAGAAGGCTTTTCGGAGGACGCTAGACGTCTTCTCTCCCGCTCATGGAGGGAAAATACCAACAAACAGTACGAGTCTGCTTGGTCCCAGTGGCTACATTGGTGTAATAGACGATCGTTTGATCCGTTTAACCCAACTATAGTTCATGTTGTTAATTTTTTGTCTTCCCAAAGTTTGGGGAAGAGCTATTCTACAGTGAACTGTTATCGATCAGCGCTGTCATCTGCGCTACCACCTATTAATGGTTTTTCTGTTGGAAAGCATCCGCTTATCATACGATTGATGAAGGAAATatttaatgagaaacctccGAAACCGAGGTACACGAGCACTTGGGAAGTTTCCAAGGTTTTGGACTATTTAAGTTCCTTAGATGTTAATGAAAATCTCGATTTACTCCAGTTGAGTGAAAAGCTTATTTCTCTTACTGCACTTGTTTCAGCTCAAAGAGTTCAGACGTTAGGTCTTCTTGATACATCGTACATGACTGTAAATGATGAATGTGCAAGTTTTCAAATTATGGGTTTGTTAAAGACAACGTCACCCAAGGCGAATATCGCTTCCCAGTCGGTTGAATTACCAGCTTACACTCCAAATGAAAAAATTTGCGTTTTGTCTACTCTAAAGGAATATCTCAAACGAACGGAAGTGGCTCGTCAGGCTAATAAGGAGACAAAGCTTTTTCTTTCGAGGAGGAAGCCACACAACAAGGCGTCGAACGCCACAATAGCAAGATGGTTAAAGAATGTTCTAGTCAAAGCAAAGATAGATGCATCAATTTTCTCGGCCCACAGCTATCGTAGTGCGGCCAGTTCAGCTGCCTTTTGCCACGGTGTTTCGATCCATGAAATAATGGCTAGAGCAAACTGGTCAAACTCCAGAACCTTTAGGGAGTTCTACTTTAAGCCTTCTACAGAACAAAATTTTGCGTCCACTATCCTAAATCTTGGGACCTAG